The Salmo trutta chromosome 6, fSalTru1.1, whole genome shotgun sequence genome has a window encoding:
- the LOC115195905 gene encoding pleckstrin homology domain-containing family A member 3-like isoform X1, with amino-acid sequence MSELRLYCDLLMQQVHTIQESEDQEGDHSNSRSESLNEASSLLSATCYTFIKTLEECMKMANSKFKTDMVLLNPPDNMMMSPVSPSPIQISRMKRSISYPGTYNFDRSGLPPKEGVLSGQRSTQRRTRTCSDTEAHSDSCVYEMDRAAVLCLNASVNRDSSCSVPEECGAISPISPRAMSDTPETHLSI; translated from the exons ATGTCCGAGCTGCGTCTCTACTGTGACTTGCTAATGCAGCAGGTCCACACGATACAGGAGTCTGAGGACCAGGAAGGTGACCACTCCAATTCCCGCTCGGAG AGTCTGAATGAGGCCTCCTCTTTACTGAGTGCCACGTGTTACACCTTCATCAAAACACTGGAAGAATGTATGAAGATGGCCAACTCCAAGTTCAAGACAGACATGGTGCTGTTGAACCCTCCAGATAACATGATGATGTCCCCTGTTTCTCCGTCCCCAATACAGATTTCCCGG ATGAAGCGGTCCATAAGTTACCCGGGCACGTACAATTTTGACAG GTCTGGCCTCCCGCCAAAGGAGGGTGTGTTATCAGGTCAAAGGTCAACCCAGAGGAGGACACGGACTTGTTCGGACACAGAGGCTCACAGTGACAGCTGTGTTTATGAGATGGACC GCGCTGCTGTGCTGTGTCTCAATGCCAGTGTGAATAGGGACTCCTCCTGCAGTGTCCCTGAGGAGTGTGGTGCCATCAGTCCTATCAGTCCCAGAGCCATGTCAGACACTCCAGAGACTCACCTGTCCATCTGA